The following coding sequences are from one Microbacterium wangchenii window:
- a CDS encoding DUF6492 family protein: MSVDGVRTMEIVTPSYRPDLELCRDLVHSIRTFARQPVTHRLIVPSGDVGAFSSLVSDTVRVERVRDVLPRGLIKIPGANMWGNVRGPWPPVRGWIAQQIVKLAATAASDADAVLLVDSDVVFTRPFDLSTYAPEGRVPLYRLPGAVDGRLPRHMMWDSVARRMLGIPASSEATRPDYICWPCLWRPASVREMFARVEHVTGRPWWAAIARQLHFSEMVLYGVFIDEIAGAAGHTDDMHCVNHSDESPLGGAELEEFLRGAAPTDVAVMVSAKSGTALDERRRALRAFR, from the coding sequence ATGAGCGTTGATGGCGTGCGCACCATGGAGATCGTCACCCCCAGCTACCGGCCCGACCTGGAGTTGTGCCGTGACCTGGTCCACAGCATCCGCACCTTCGCGCGCCAGCCGGTCACGCATCGGCTGATCGTTCCCTCCGGCGACGTCGGCGCCTTCTCGTCCCTCGTGTCGGACACCGTGCGCGTCGAGCGGGTGCGGGACGTGCTGCCGCGGGGGCTCATCAAGATCCCCGGTGCGAACATGTGGGGCAACGTGCGCGGGCCGTGGCCGCCCGTGCGGGGCTGGATCGCACAGCAGATCGTGAAGCTCGCCGCCACGGCGGCCAGCGATGCCGATGCGGTGCTCCTGGTCGACTCGGATGTCGTGTTCACGCGGCCGTTCGATCTCTCCACCTACGCGCCCGAGGGTCGAGTGCCGCTGTACCGTCTTCCCGGCGCCGTGGACGGGCGCCTCCCGCGGCACATGATGTGGGACTCGGTCGCGCGCCGGATGCTGGGGATCCCCGCATCCTCGGAAGCCACGCGTCCCGACTACATCTGCTGGCCGTGCCTGTGGCGCCCGGCATCCGTGCGCGAGATGTTCGCGCGGGTCGAGCACGTCACGGGGCGGCCGTGGTGGGCAGCGATCGCCCGTCAACTGCACTTCTCCGAGATGGTGCTGTACGGCGTGTTCATCGACGAGATCGCGGGAGCCGCCGGCCACACGGACGACATGCACTGCGTGAACCACTCCGACGAGTCACCGCTGGGTGGTGCAGAGCTCGAGGAGTTCCTGCGCGGGGCGGCCCCCACCGACGTCGCGGTGATGGTGTCAGCCAAGTCGGGCACCGCCCTGGACGAACGACGCCGCGCGCTCCGAGCGTTTCGCTGA
- a CDS encoding DUF4082 domain-containing protein, with protein MTKTRPSLFPRLLTSGLALVCLALATCVAMVSSMVVHAHRDEPPTAASTAVSVFADAATPRSHAGAVNDEAPLSVAAGVTGIATSSLTDEAASSDLAVPDEAATSAGAFPGTATPQTPVDADRDPVELGMRFTPKTDGVVTGIRFYRTTANRGPHTGTLWSASGKVLARVGFPEATSTGWQTADVSPAVTVSAGATYVVSYHAPNGRYAADERGFDRGVETDALSIPAGAGVFTYGSGAFPTENYRNSNYYVDVAFRGVVDVPVDPQPTVSPEPTQPPAAGAFPDDTEPAQAVDPDRSSVEVGMRFTPKVDGTITALRFYRSEANPGPHEGTLWDAAGRVLARADFPAGTDAGWQTAELASPIDVTAGTEYVVSYLAPEGRYAADVHFFDTGIENDYFTVPPGAGVYAYGSGAFPTQNYRNSNYYVDVLLTPATVPGPAPTDPPRPGNPAPAPTASPAPSPAPTAVPTPAPTAVPTPTPAPAPTDPGPPAVLDLPTEPWWGGPEYYGQWDKPTAAGWTDPSFFPIAVFFGKPSHARQLAAIGINTYMAAEHDGSPISTITREGISVLPHDEWTAAEVGDNPLVVGWNVSDECDMGYSGCAPDGTEADRLAIHERLVNERKALADGRFLQANFGNGVLETHWAPTTMDDHVALLDVTSVDKYAYTSPHVQGLLPTSPSWPTGKNPASSGAYGWLQDQMEKFSTPAASTPNWVFVETAMPYLTDAGATSITGDRIEGAVWNAIIHGAAGIAYFQHNNDGTCGNYSLVECSQALRTKVGAVNASVASLAPVINTPSYTWSFGPSLETALKVHGEYAYVFAMTDGGSGTRTFSVPAGVDVLAVEVVGEDRTLRIVDGAFTDTFASEHDHHIYRIALEG; from the coding sequence ATGACTAAGACACGCCCGTCCCTCTTCCCGCGACTGCTCACGAGCGGTCTCGCCCTCGTCTGCCTCGCCCTCGCGACATGCGTGGCGATGGTCTCCTCGATGGTGGTGCACGCCCACAGGGACGAACCTCCGACCGCCGCATCCACGGCCGTGAGCGTGTTCGCAGACGCGGCCACGCCGCGTTCGCACGCCGGCGCCGTCAACGACGAGGCCCCGCTGTCGGTGGCAGCGGGGGTCACCGGCATCGCGACGTCGTCACTCACCGACGAGGCTGCATCCTCCGACCTGGCGGTGCCGGACGAGGCCGCAACATCCGCCGGAGCGTTCCCCGGCACGGCGACGCCGCAGACCCCCGTCGACGCCGACCGCGATCCGGTCGAGCTGGGCATGCGGTTCACGCCCAAGACCGACGGCGTCGTGACGGGTATCCGCTTCTACCGGACCACCGCCAATCGCGGTCCGCACACCGGCACGCTGTGGAGTGCCTCGGGCAAGGTGCTCGCCCGAGTCGGTTTCCCTGAGGCGACGTCGACGGGGTGGCAGACCGCTGACGTGTCGCCCGCCGTCACGGTCAGCGCGGGCGCGACGTATGTGGTGTCCTATCACGCACCGAATGGGCGCTACGCCGCCGATGAGCGCGGCTTCGACCGGGGCGTGGAGACGGACGCCCTGTCGATCCCGGCCGGGGCCGGCGTCTTCACCTACGGCTCGGGCGCGTTCCCGACCGAGAACTACCGAAACTCGAACTACTACGTCGACGTGGCGTTCCGCGGCGTCGTCGACGTGCCGGTCGATCCGCAGCCGACCGTGTCGCCCGAGCCCACCCAGCCGCCGGCTGCGGGGGCCTTCCCGGATGACACCGAGCCCGCGCAGGCAGTCGATCCCGATCGCAGTTCGGTCGAGGTGGGGATGCGGTTCACCCCCAAGGTCGACGGCACCATCACCGCACTGCGGTTCTATCGCTCCGAGGCCAACCCAGGTCCGCACGAGGGCACGCTGTGGGATGCTGCCGGCAGGGTGCTCGCGCGCGCCGATTTCCCTGCCGGCACCGACGCCGGATGGCAGACCGCCGAGCTCGCGTCGCCGATCGATGTGACCGCGGGTACGGAGTACGTCGTGTCGTACCTGGCACCTGAGGGCCGCTACGCCGCCGACGTGCACTTCTTCGACACCGGCATCGAGAACGACTACTTCACCGTTCCGCCGGGAGCAGGCGTGTACGCGTACGGCAGCGGTGCGTTCCCGACGCAGAACTACCGGAACTCCAACTACTACGTCGACGTGCTCCTGACGCCGGCCACGGTCCCCGGCCCGGCGCCGACCGATCCGCCGCGACCGGGCAATCCGGCGCCGGCGCCGACGGCATCCCCTGCCCCCTCCCCCGCGCCCACCGCGGTGCCGACCCCGGCGCCCACCGCGGTGCCGACCCCGACGCCCGCGCCCGCGCCGACCGATCCCGGACCGCCGGCGGTCCTCGACCTGCCGACCGAGCCGTGGTGGGGCGGGCCGGAGTACTACGGCCAATGGGACAAGCCCACCGCCGCGGGATGGACCGACCCGTCGTTCTTCCCGATCGCGGTCTTCTTCGGCAAGCCGTCCCACGCACGTCAACTGGCGGCGATCGGGATCAACACCTACATGGCCGCCGAGCATGACGGATCACCGATCTCGACGATCACGCGAGAGGGGATTTCCGTCCTGCCGCACGACGAGTGGACGGCCGCCGAGGTGGGTGACAATCCGCTCGTGGTCGGGTGGAATGTCAGCGACGAGTGCGACATGGGCTACTCGGGATGCGCTCCTGACGGCACGGAGGCCGATCGACTCGCGATCCATGAGCGCCTGGTGAACGAACGCAAGGCGCTCGCCGACGGCCGGTTCCTGCAGGCCAACTTCGGAAACGGCGTGCTGGAGACGCACTGGGCGCCCACGACGATGGACGACCACGTCGCGCTCCTGGACGTGACGAGCGTGGATAAGTACGCCTACACCAGCCCTCACGTGCAGGGGCTGCTACCGACCTCGCCGTCGTGGCCGACCGGAAAGAATCCGGCCTCATCGGGTGCGTACGGATGGCTGCAGGACCAGATGGAGAAGTTCTCCACACCGGCTGCCTCCACGCCGAACTGGGTCTTCGTCGAGACCGCGATGCCCTACCTCACGGATGCCGGCGCGACCAGCATCACGGGCGACAGGATCGAAGGAGCGGTCTGGAACGCCATCATCCACGGCGCCGCCGGCATCGCGTACTTCCAGCACAACAACGACGGGACCTGCGGCAACTACTCCCTCGTTGAATGCTCCCAGGCACTGCGCACGAAGGTGGGCGCTGTCAACGCATCCGTCGCATCCTTGGCCCCGGTGATCAACACCCCGTCCTATACGTGGTCGTTCGGTCCGAGTCTCGAGACCGCGCTGAAGGTCCATGGCGAGTACGCATATGTCTTCGCCATGACTGACGGCGGCTCAGGAACGCGGACCTTCTCGGTGCCCGCCGGCGTCGACGTACTGGCGGTGGAGGTAGTCGGTGAAGACCGCACGCTCAGGATCGTCGACGGCGCCTTCACCGACACGTTCGCTTCGGAGCACGATCACCACATCTACCGCATCGCGCTGGAGGGCTGA
- a CDS encoding VanZ family protein: MRASRAPAGRTGPVTRRAPWALIGVAVYVAAALTILLSPVSPERLVAEATAWLRDGVGLSAVRQGWVEFGANVALFTPLGALVTLAFRRPGVGIAAALILSAGAEIVQLALPGRTASARDILANVAGAAVGALVVAVVRATRRHEKSMRSRGKQGHRWYGRRRGVQRTLSSHGAPRND, encoded by the coding sequence GTGCGGGCATCCAGGGCGCCCGCCGGCCGCACGGGCCCTGTCACGCGGCGCGCGCCCTGGGCGCTCATCGGCGTGGCGGTGTACGTCGCGGCCGCTCTCACGATCCTGCTGTCTCCCGTTTCGCCCGAGCGGCTCGTGGCGGAGGCCACAGCATGGCTGCGTGACGGCGTCGGGCTCTCGGCGGTGCGGCAGGGATGGGTCGAATTCGGCGCGAACGTCGCGCTGTTCACGCCACTGGGTGCTCTCGTGACCCTCGCGTTCCGCCGTCCCGGAGTGGGCATCGCAGCCGCCCTCATCCTCTCGGCGGGAGCGGAGATCGTGCAGCTCGCCCTCCCCGGCCGCACCGCGAGCGCACGTGACATCCTCGCGAATGTCGCCGGCGCGGCCGTCGGCGCCCTCGTGGTGGCGGTGGTCCGGGCGACGCGCCGACATGAGAAGAGCATGAGATCTCGGGGAAAGCAGGGTCATCGCTGGTACGGTCGGCGCAGGGGCGTTCAACGCACGTTGTCGAGCCATGGAGCGCCCCGCAATGACTAA
- a CDS encoding MFS transporter, which translates to MYISLTNTPAPDGDPAEGDAPAPGAPRPAGLRTVSSTVITLGVVSLLTDISSESVSAILPLYITGVLGLSTIAFGVLDGLYQGVSALVRIAGGYTSDRIDQPKWVAFVGYALAAVARVGLLFGSGFAALTAVVTADRIGKGIRTAPRDSLITATSDPEKLGTAFGVHRMLDNIGAALGPLSAFVILLVIPDGYLTVFAASLAFATIGVVILALVVPNVRTRRREARPAGEPRPKRERFAWSVITRGPIRRVLAAAGILGLMTIGDGFIYLVLQARSDFAAQWFPLLYVGTNVAFLAFALPLGKLADRIGRARVFVLGHLALLATYVVAALPVADIAATILCLVFLGAFYAATDGVLAALAAQLTTPETRGTGIAAAQTVVAIARFISAAGFGLLWFAIGREASMLVVAGVLVIAIPCVAILLRPLLASSKAMRA; encoded by the coding sequence ATGTACATCTCGCTCACCAACACGCCCGCGCCCGACGGGGATCCCGCCGAGGGCGACGCGCCTGCGCCGGGAGCCCCGCGTCCAGCGGGCCTGCGCACGGTGTCGTCGACCGTCATCACCCTGGGCGTCGTGTCGCTGCTCACCGACATCTCCTCCGAGTCGGTCTCGGCGATCCTGCCGCTCTACATCACCGGGGTCCTGGGGCTCTCGACGATCGCGTTCGGCGTGCTGGACGGCCTGTATCAGGGCGTCAGCGCGCTCGTGCGCATCGCGGGCGGCTACACCTCCGATCGCATTGACCAGCCCAAATGGGTGGCCTTCGTCGGTTACGCCCTCGCGGCCGTCGCCCGCGTCGGGCTCCTCTTCGGCTCGGGGTTCGCCGCGCTCACCGCCGTCGTCACCGCCGACCGCATCGGCAAGGGCATCCGCACCGCCCCGCGCGACTCGCTCATCACCGCCACGAGCGATCCGGAGAAGCTGGGTACGGCGTTCGGCGTCCACCGGATGCTGGACAACATCGGCGCCGCGCTCGGACCGCTCAGCGCGTTCGTGATCCTGCTGGTGATCCCCGACGGCTACCTGACGGTGTTCGCCGCGTCCCTGGCCTTCGCGACCATCGGGGTCGTCATCCTCGCCCTCGTCGTTCCGAACGTCCGCACCCGCCGCCGCGAGGCGCGGCCCGCGGGCGAGCCGCGTCCGAAGCGCGAGCGTTTCGCGTGGTCGGTGATCACGCGCGGTCCGATTCGTCGCGTCCTGGCCGCGGCAGGCATCCTCGGCCTCATGACGATCGGCGACGGGTTCATCTACCTCGTGCTGCAGGCGCGCAGCGACTTCGCCGCGCAGTGGTTCCCGCTGCTCTATGTCGGAACCAACGTGGCGTTCCTGGCCTTCGCCCTCCCGCTGGGCAAGCTGGCCGACCGGATCGGCCGCGCTCGCGTCTTCGTGCTGGGCCACCTCGCACTCCTCGCGACGTACGTCGTGGCCGCCCTGCCGGTGGCCGACATCGCCGCCACCATCCTGTGCCTGGTGTTCCTCGGCGCCTTCTACGCCGCGACCGATGGAGTGCTCGCGGCGCTGGCCGCGCAACTGACGACGCCGGAGACCCGTGGCACGGGCATCGCGGCCGCGCAGACGGTCGTGGCGATCGCCCGCTTCATCTCCGCGGCGGGATTCGGCCTGCTGTGGTTCGCCATCGGCCGGGAGGCCTCGATGCTGGTGGTCGCGGGAGTCCTCGTGATCGCGATCCCCTGCGTGGCCATCCTGCTGCGGCCTCTCCTCGCCTCGTCGAAAGCGATGAGGGCGTGA
- a CDS encoding glycosyltransferase: MSESRRADERGLDRGDAFSPEGPAEVAVVIVSYNSADDIRQLLPDLRREARAMPLRVIVADNSSTDGTLAMMSEHTDVVTVRTGGNLGYSGAINAAMRHVGEAEAILILNPDLRLDAGSIPRMLRRLRSDPRIGAVVPLLRDQDGSVYFSLRREPTVLRAVADAVIGRYWQRRPAPLSEYVRDPREYAWSHPVDWATGAALLLSAPAAAVVGEWDERFFLYSEETDIQRRLRDAGWLVWFDPAAGATHRRGGSGASPDLDALLAVNRVRYMKKHRPLVAGVFRVAVIAGEQLRRSPGNARSRWALWSSRRWAALPHALRDPLPVDAFPRASIVIPAHQEAAVIDRTLAPLAHLAAAGRLEVVVVCNGCTDDTADRARAYAGVRVIETEEASKTAALNLGDAHASVWPRFYLDADIVVPPAALAPVITALSGGTALAGRPSFRLDLRGVSPIVRAYYRARERMSSTSAALWGAGVYGVTRAGHARIGHFPSFTADDLYVDGLFAPEEKTFPVTAPVTVSVPRRTSALRRVLIRMRRGPAEQGVDTGASTARELARSVRGPLSATDAAIYAAFAMDARRGAREAGRRGADGWERDDSSRGSAAPDSLVGAG, encoded by the coding sequence GTGAGCGAGAGCCGACGAGCCGACGAACGCGGATTGGACCGAGGCGATGCCTTCTCCCCCGAGGGGCCGGCGGAGGTCGCGGTCGTCATCGTGTCCTACAACAGCGCCGACGACATCCGCCAGCTCCTGCCCGATCTCCGGCGCGAGGCCCGCGCGATGCCGCTTCGGGTCATCGTCGCCGACAACTCCTCGACAGACGGAACCCTCGCCATGATGTCGGAGCACACCGACGTGGTCACCGTCCGCACGGGCGGCAACCTCGGCTACTCCGGCGCGATCAACGCCGCGATGCGGCACGTCGGCGAGGCCGAGGCCATCCTCATCCTCAACCCCGATCTGCGGCTGGACGCCGGCTCGATCCCGCGGATGCTCCGTCGCCTGCGCAGCGACCCGCGCATCGGCGCCGTCGTCCCGCTGCTGCGCGATCAGGACGGCTCGGTCTACTTCTCGCTGCGCCGTGAGCCCACCGTCCTGCGCGCCGTGGCCGACGCCGTGATCGGCCGGTACTGGCAGCGTCGTCCCGCACCGCTTTCGGAGTACGTCCGCGACCCCCGCGAGTACGCGTGGTCGCACCCCGTCGACTGGGCCACGGGTGCCGCGCTTCTCCTGTCTGCTCCCGCGGCGGCGGTCGTCGGCGAATGGGACGAGCGCTTCTTCCTCTATTCGGAGGAGACCGACATCCAGCGCCGTCTGCGCGACGCCGGCTGGCTCGTCTGGTTCGACCCCGCAGCCGGCGCGACGCATCGGCGAGGCGGGTCGGGCGCCTCGCCCGACCTCGATGCGCTCCTGGCGGTCAATCGCGTGCGCTACATGAAGAAGCATCGGCCGCTGGTCGCCGGCGTGTTCCGCGTTGCCGTGATCGCCGGGGAGCAGCTGCGCCGCTCGCCCGGGAACGCCCGCTCCCGGTGGGCGCTGTGGAGCAGCAGACGGTGGGCCGCACTGCCGCACGCCCTCAGGGATCCCCTGCCGGTCGACGCGTTCCCGCGCGCGTCCATCGTGATCCCCGCACATCAGGAGGCCGCGGTGATCGACCGCACGCTGGCCCCCCTGGCCCACTTGGCCGCCGCGGGCCGGCTCGAAGTCGTCGTGGTGTGCAACGGCTGCACCGACGACACCGCCGATCGCGCGCGCGCCTATGCCGGCGTGCGCGTCATCGAGACCGAGGAGGCGTCGAAGACCGCCGCCCTCAACCTCGGCGACGCGCACGCGAGCGTGTGGCCGAGGTTCTACCTCGATGCCGACATCGTCGTGCCGCCGGCTGCCCTTGCCCCGGTCATCACCGCCCTCAGCGGCGGCACGGCGCTCGCGGGACGCCCCTCTTTCCGGCTCGACCTGCGCGGCGTATCGCCGATCGTGCGGGCGTATTACCGGGCACGCGAGCGGATGTCCTCGACCTCCGCCGCGCTGTGGGGGGCCGGCGTCTACGGCGTGACGCGCGCCGGTCACGCCCGCATCGGACACTTCCCCTCGTTCACCGCCGACGACCTGTACGTCGACGGGCTGTTCGCGCCCGAGGAGAAGACCTTCCCGGTCACCGCGCCGGTGACCGTGTCGGTTCCGCGGCGCACGAGCGCACTGCGACGCGTCCTCATCCGGATGCGGCGAGGGCCGGCGGAGCAGGGGGTGGACACGGGCGCGTCCACGGCTCGCGAACTCGCCCGCAGCGTCCGCGGGCCGCTGTCGGCGACGGATGCCGCCATCTACGCCGCCTTCGCGATGGACGCGCGCCGCGGCGCACGAGAAGCCGGCCGCCGCGGCGCCGACGGATGGGAGCGCGATGATTCCTCCCGCGGAAGCGCCGCTCCGGACTCGCTCGTGGGCGCCGGATGA
- a CDS encoding WecB/TagA/CpsF family glycosyltransferase, whose product MTLHKPTPAATKRQRASEAVPAPATAPATGHSHRLDDVPSIDIAACPVHVTDEAGALRVITDAASRPHPAPLAVSSINLDHVHHFGDGRRRLGAGDVEWLHLIDGAPIAHQAQRVVHADVPRLAGSDLIVQILDDADRRHLSVAVLGGSPEVSAPLRERLARMWPGLRFTGHWTPPREEISDPARSRAVAGEIRDSGTDILIVCLGKPRQEEWIDTYGSATGAGTLLAFGAVVDFLAGRVSRAPRWVAAAGFEWMWRLMLEPRRLARRYLIEGPPAYLAVRRSHSPTRA is encoded by the coding sequence ATGACCCTGCACAAGCCCACTCCGGCCGCGACGAAGCGGCAGAGGGCCTCCGAGGCGGTGCCCGCCCCGGCCACCGCGCCCGCCACGGGGCATTCGCATCGGCTGGACGACGTGCCCAGCATCGACATCGCGGCGTGCCCCGTGCACGTCACCGACGAGGCCGGCGCACTGCGGGTCATCACGGATGCGGCCAGTCGCCCGCATCCGGCCCCCCTCGCCGTCTCCTCGATCAACCTCGACCACGTGCATCACTTCGGCGACGGCCGACGCCGACTGGGCGCCGGCGACGTGGAGTGGCTGCACCTCATCGACGGCGCGCCGATCGCCCACCAGGCCCAGCGCGTCGTCCACGCCGACGTGCCGCGGCTCGCGGGCAGCGACCTCATCGTCCAGATCCTCGACGACGCCGACCGCCGCCACCTCTCCGTGGCGGTGCTCGGCGGCTCTCCCGAGGTCAGCGCGCCGCTGCGCGAGCGCCTGGCGCGCATGTGGCCGGGCCTGCGTTTCACGGGGCACTGGACCCCGCCGCGCGAAGAGATCTCCGACCCGGCGCGCTCACGCGCGGTGGCCGGGGAGATCCGCGACAGCGGCACCGACATCCTCATCGTCTGCCTGGGCAAGCCCCGGCAGGAGGAGTGGATCGACACCTATGGCTCGGCCACCGGCGCAGGCACGCTGCTGGCCTTCGGGGCCGTCGTCGACTTCCTGGCCGGGCGCGTCTCGCGCGCCCCGCGCTGGGTCGCGGCGGCGGGCTTCGAGTGGATGTGGCGGCTCATGCTCGAGCCACGGCGACTTGCCCGCCGGTATCTCATCGAAGGACCGCCGGCCTATCTGGCCGTGCGGCGGTCGCATTCCCCCACGCGGGCATGA
- a CDS encoding sugar transferase gives MTAVDIAAPGLSLPAVDAADFTVARPAGPALGVGPRAIPSLERRLLWERAYRVRLTVTDSIVVAVSTCAASLLQLATLAPGSLAQDPWIPARIPLATALVWLLMLAAFQSRQPRITGAGSTEYKRVAHATGLAFGIIAIAFIVFQWQGLRSQLVIALPIGLLGLLVARWRWRHWLVAQRRAGRYVSRAIVVGRRPDVAHVIGTLQRDEQCGFDVVGTALEGDSGAELTVRARSYRSFGTPDAAARVARDLGADTIIVASHLDDPDAIRSLGWQLEGTAADLVLSSRLTDVAGPRISLRQVVGLPLISVRIPTFDGARHAFKRALDIGLAAVALIPIGLVTPLLALLIALDSPGGVFFRQRRVGQDGREFDMVKFRTMRASAESEVAGLAAGSDGAGPLFKLRHDPRVTRVGAILRKYSLDELPQFWNVLRGDMSVVGPRPPLPSELGGYDEPVFRRLYIKPGITGLWQVSGRSDLSWEESVRLDLHYVENWSVMTDLMIIVRTAKVMLRGTGAY, from the coding sequence ATGACCGCCGTCGACATCGCCGCGCCGGGCCTTTCGCTGCCCGCCGTCGACGCGGCCGACTTCACCGTCGCCCGCCCGGCCGGGCCGGCTCTGGGCGTCGGTCCGCGGGCCATCCCGTCGCTGGAACGCCGGCTGCTGTGGGAGCGGGCGTACCGCGTACGCCTGACCGTCACCGATTCGATCGTCGTCGCCGTCAGCACGTGCGCGGCGTCGCTGCTGCAGCTGGCGACCCTCGCGCCCGGCTCGCTCGCGCAGGATCCGTGGATCCCCGCCCGCATCCCACTGGCCACAGCCCTCGTGTGGCTGCTCATGCTCGCCGCCTTCCAGAGCCGCCAGCCCCGCATCACCGGGGCCGGCAGCACCGAGTACAAGCGCGTCGCGCACGCCACCGGCCTCGCCTTCGGCATCATCGCGATCGCCTTCATCGTCTTCCAGTGGCAGGGGCTGCGCAGTCAGCTCGTCATCGCCCTGCCCATCGGCCTGCTCGGCCTCCTGGTCGCACGCTGGCGCTGGCGCCACTGGCTCGTGGCCCAGCGCCGCGCGGGCCGGTACGTCTCCCGTGCGATCGTGGTGGGCCGCCGCCCCGACGTCGCGCACGTCATCGGGACGCTGCAGCGCGACGAGCAGTGCGGATTCGACGTCGTCGGCACCGCCCTGGAGGGCGATTCCGGTGCCGAACTCACCGTGCGCGCCCGCTCGTACCGCTCGTTCGGCACTCCGGATGCGGCGGCGCGCGTGGCGCGCGACCTCGGCGCGGACACCATCATCGTCGCCAGCCACCTCGACGATCCGGACGCCATCCGGAGCCTGGGCTGGCAGCTCGAGGGCACCGCGGCCGACCTGGTCCTCTCCAGCCGGCTCACGGATGTCGCCGGTCCCCGCATCTCGCTGCGTCAGGTGGTGGGGCTGCCGCTGATCTCGGTGCGCATCCCGACGTTCGACGGCGCACGTCACGCGTTCAAGCGGGCCCTGGACATCGGCCTGGCCGCTGTCGCGCTCATCCCGATCGGCCTGGTCACGCCCCTGCTGGCGCTGCTGATCGCGCTCGATTCACCCGGCGGCGTCTTCTTCCGCCAGCGCCGCGTCGGCCAGGACGGCCGTGAATTCGACATGGTCAAATTCCGCACCATGCGTGCGTCCGCCGAGAGCGAGGTCGCCGGCCTCGCGGCGGGAAGCGACGGCGCCGGCCCGCTGTTCAAGCTCCGCCACGATCCGCGGGTCACCCGCGTCGGCGCCATCCTGCGCAAATACTCGCTCGACGAGCTGCCGCAGTTCTGGAACGTCCTGCGCGGCGACATGAGCGTGGTCGGGCCCCGGCCGCCGCTGCCCAGCGAACTGGGCGGTTACGACGAACCCGTCTTCCGCCGGCTCTACATCAAGCCCGGCATCACGGGGCTCTGGCAGGTCAGCGGACGCAGCGACCTGTCGTGGGAGGAGAGCGTGCGGCTCGACCTCCACTACGTCGAGAACTGGTCGGTCATGACCGACCTCATGATCATCGTCCGCACGGCGAAGGTCATGCTGCGCGGGACAGGAGCGTACTGA